The proteins below come from a single Candidatus Glassbacteria bacterium genomic window:
- a CDS encoding 30S ribosomal protein S12 has protein sequence MPSINQLVRKGRKKIKSKTNAPALAGCPQRRGVCTRVYTTTPKKPNSALRKVARVRLTNGFEVTSYIPGEGHNLQEHSIVLIRGGRVKDLPGVRYHIIRGTLDASGVDDRRKGRSKYGTKKPK, from the coding sequence TTGCCGAGTATCAATCAGTTGGTCCGCAAGGGCAGGAAAAAAATCAAGAGCAAGACCAATGCACCGGCGCTTGCCGGCTGCCCGCAGCGCAGGGGGGTTTGCACCAGGGTCTACACCACTACGCCCAAGAAGCCGAACTCGGCTCTGCGCAAGGTGGCCCGCGTGCGCTTGACCAACGGCTTCGAGGTGACTTCCTATATCCCCGGCGAGGGGCATAACCTGCAGGAGCACTCGATCGTTTTGATCCGGGGCGGGCGAGTCAAGGATTTGCCCGGTGTGCGTTACCATATCATCCGCGGCACGCTGGACGCCAGCGGTGTCGATGATCGTAGAAAGGGCCGGAGCAAGTACGGCACCAAAAAACCAAAATAA
- the rpoC gene encoding DNA-directed RNA polymerase subunit beta' codes for MIDLRNPRESRRNSFKYIQISIASPDQIKQWSYGEVTKPETINYRSFKPERDGLFCEKIFGPVKDWECNCGKYKGIRYRGVICDKCGVQVTLSRVRRERMGHIQLAVPVAHIWFFKSLPSRMGYLLDMTLRDLEKVLYYANYVVIEPGNSKFKKRDLIGEDEYLDAEEAGYEGFKAGIGANAIKLLLGEIDIEDVSSELRSLVKVETSPHRKKGLLKRLKVVEAFRLSGNNPEWMIMDVVPVIPPNLRPLVPLEGGRFATSDLNDLYRRVINRNNRLKKLVEMRAPEVILRNEKRMLQESVDALFDNGRRTRVVRGRGKRPLKSLSDMLKGKQGRFRQNLLGKRVDYSGRSVIVVGPELKLHQCGLPKIMALELFKPFIIRKLEEKGFVQTVKSAKKLVEKEQPEVWDILEEIVRDHPVLLNRAPTLHRLGIQAFEPILVEGKAIRVHPLVCPAFNADFDGDQMAVHVPLSYEAQIECRVLMLSANNLLLPSNGTPVASPSQDIVLGCYYLTRNRHIEPEGYEPMKFIDQNDAIRVHENGRLELHDKISLKVGDHWLDTTVGRVIFNQILPEELGFINKVMKKDVLSDLVFKSYREAGHKRTVQLLDDLKDLGFCYATWAGITVGVTDMLIPKRKEELLTSARNDVDRITKAYKQRAITDGERYNKVIDIWTHTTSDVAKEMFIALRKSNDGFNPIYMMADSGARGSREQIRQLAGMRGLMGKPQKKITGQIGEIIESPITSNFREGLSVLEYFISTHGARKGLADTALKTADAGYLTRRLVDVCQDVTITEQDCGTILGLDISALKEGEEIIEPLRDRIVGRVALEDVIDPINKDANGNTIVIVKAGNQIAEEEAATIDGSGIENVRIRSVLTCESERGLCQKCYGRDLATMRPVEIGEAVGIIAAQSIGEPGTQLTLRTFHYGGTASRIAAQSHKSSPVDGSVEYDEISTVKNADGELVVVSRDGEIVIKDGEDRVRGRTNVPYGSVVHVKNKQKVEKEQLLFEWDPHSNPILTDVKGKVRFADIVEDITLREELDEITGRRQRVIIDDREKAYHPHIEIVDKKGKKIRDYIIPTGANLLINDKDELAAGTILAKLGRDIYKTRDITGGLPRVAELFEARKPKDPAVITEIDGRVTFGKIVRGNRQIIVTPEVGELREYLIPYGKHLRVHEGDWVRSGDRLSEGPINPHDILKIKGPRAVQEYLLNEIQEVYRLQGVKINDKHIGVIVRQMLNKVSIVNPGDTNFLEGENVDKHHFRRENERIITEGGEPATSMPLLLGITKASLTTSSFISAASFQETTRVLTEAAINGLRDDLQGLKENIIIGHPIPAGTGLLRYKDVIFPKSAEEEAEADRETVIEQEIQL; via the coding sequence ATGATAGATCTGAGAAACCCGCGCGAGAGCAGACGAAACTCTTTCAAGTACATTCAGATCAGTATTGCCTCTCCCGACCAGATCAAGCAGTGGAGTTACGGCGAGGTTACCAAGCCGGAGACGATCAACTACCGTAGTTTCAAGCCCGAGCGCGACGGCCTGTTCTGCGAAAAGATCTTCGGCCCGGTCAAGGACTGGGAGTGCAACTGCGGCAAATACAAGGGTATCCGCTACCGCGGCGTGATCTGCGACAAGTGCGGCGTGCAGGTGACACTCAGCCGCGTGCGCCGCGAGCGGATGGGCCACATCCAACTGGCCGTGCCGGTCGCCCATATCTGGTTCTTCAAGAGCCTGCCCAGCCGGATGGGCTATCTGCTGGACATGACGCTCCGCGATCTGGAAAAAGTGCTGTACTACGCCAACTACGTGGTTATCGAGCCGGGAAACAGCAAGTTTAAGAAACGCGACCTGATCGGCGAGGACGAGTACCTGGACGCCGAGGAAGCCGGCTACGAGGGCTTCAAGGCCGGAATCGGCGCCAACGCGATCAAGCTCCTGCTGGGCGAGATCGATATCGAGGACGTTTCCAGCGAACTGCGTTCCCTGGTCAAGGTCGAGACCTCGCCGCACCGCAAGAAGGGTCTGCTCAAAAGGCTCAAGGTGGTCGAGGCTTTCCGTCTCTCGGGCAACAACCCGGAGTGGATGATCATGGACGTCGTGCCGGTGATTCCGCCCAACCTTCGACCGCTGGTGCCCCTGGAGGGCGGCCGGTTCGCCACCAGTGATCTGAACGATCTCTACCGCCGGGTGATCAACCGCAACAACCGGCTCAAGAAGCTGGTCGAAATGCGCGCCCCCGAGGTGATCCTGCGCAACGAGAAACGGATGCTGCAGGAATCGGTGGACGCCCTGTTCGACAACGGCCGCCGCACCCGCGTGGTCCGCGGTCGCGGCAAACGCCCGCTCAAGAGCCTGAGCGACATGCTCAAAGGCAAACAGGGCCGTTTCCGTCAGAACCTGCTCGGCAAGCGCGTGGATTATTCCGGCCGTTCGGTGATCGTGGTCGGCCCGGAACTGAAACTCCATCAGTGCGGCCTGCCCAAAATTATGGCCCTGGAGCTGTTCAAGCCCTTTATCATCCGCAAACTGGAAGAAAAAGGCTTCGTCCAGACTGTCAAGAGCGCCAAGAAACTGGTCGAGAAAGAGCAGCCCGAGGTCTGGGATATCCTCGAAGAGATTGTCCGCGACCACCCCGTGCTGCTCAACCGCGCGCCCACGCTTCACAGGCTGGGGATCCAGGCGTTCGAGCCGATCCTGGTCGAGGGCAAGGCGATCCGCGTGCACCCGCTGGTCTGTCCGGCGTTCAACGCCGATTTCGACGGCGACCAGATGGCGGTCCACGTGCCGCTCTCCTACGAAGCCCAGATCGAGTGCCGGGTGCTGATGCTCAGCGCCAACAACCTCCTGCTGCCCTCGAACGGGACTCCGGTGGCCAGTCCCAGCCAGGATATTGTCCTGGGCTGCTACTACCTGACCCGCAACCGCCATATCGAGCCGGAGGGCTACGAGCCGATGAAGTTTATCGACCAGAACGATGCGATCCGCGTGCACGAAAACGGCCGGCTCGAACTTCACGACAAGATCAGCCTTAAGGTCGGAGATCACTGGCTCGATACCACTGTCGGCCGCGTGATTTTCAACCAGATCCTCCCCGAGGAGCTGGGCTTTATAAATAAGGTAATGAAAAAAGACGTCCTGAGCGATCTGGTGTTCAAGTCCTATCGCGAGGCCGGGCACAAGCGCACGGTGCAGCTGCTGGATGACCTCAAGGACCTCGGTTTCTGTTACGCCACCTGGGCCGGTATCACGGTCGGAGTCACCGACATGCTGATTCCCAAGCGCAAGGAAGAGCTGCTGACCTCGGCCCGCAACGACGTTGACCGGATAACGAAGGCCTACAAACAGCGCGCTATCACCGACGGTGAGCGGTACAACAAGGTGATCGACATCTGGACTCACACCACCAGCGATGTGGCCAAGGAGATGTTTATCGCCCTGCGCAAGAGCAACGACGGGTTCAACCCGATCTACATGATGGCCGACTCGGGCGCCCGCGGCAGCCGCGAGCAGATCCGCCAGCTTGCCGGCATGCGGGGGCTGATGGGCAAGCCGCAGAAGAAAATCACGGGCCAGATCGGTGAGATTATCGAATCGCCGATCACCTCCAATTTCCGCGAGGGACTCTCCGTGCTGGAGTACTTCATCTCCACCCACGGCGCCCGCAAAGGGCTGGCTGACACCGCGCTGAAAACCGCCGACGCCGGCTACCTTACCCGCCGCTTGGTGGATGTCTGCCAGGACGTGACCATAACCGAGCAAGACTGCGGAACCATCCTGGGACTGGATATCAGCGCCCTGAAGGAAGGCGAGGAAATTATCGAGCCGCTGCGCGACAGGATTGTCGGCCGTGTGGCGCTCGAGGACGTGATCGACCCGATCAACAAGGATGCCAACGGCAACACGATCGTAATTGTCAAGGCCGGCAACCAGATCGCCGAGGAGGAAGCCGCGACTATCGACGGGAGCGGAATCGAAAACGTCAGGATCCGCTCGGTGCTGACCTGTGAGAGCGAGCGCGGCTTGTGCCAGAAATGCTACGGCCGCGACCTGGCCACCATGCGGCCGGTGGAAATCGGCGAGGCTGTCGGGATTATCGCCGCTCAGAGTATCGGCGAGCCCGGCACCCAGCTCACCCTGCGTACGTTCCATTACGGCGGTACCGCCAGCAGGATCGCGGCCCAGAGCCACAAGAGTTCGCCGGTAGACGGGTCGGTGGAATACGACGAAATCAGTACCGTGAAAAATGCCGATGGCGAACTGGTGGTGGTCAGCCGCGATGGCGAGATTGTGATCAAGGACGGTGAGGACCGTGTCCGCGGCCGCACCAACGTCCCCTACGGTTCGGTGGTGCATGTCAAGAACAAGCAGAAAGTGGAGAAGGAGCAGTTGCTCTTCGAGTGGGACCCGCACTCGAATCCGATCCTGACCGACGTGAAGGGCAAGGTCCGTTTCGCCGATATAGTCGAGGATATCACCCTGCGCGAGGAGCTGGATGAAATCACCGGCCGCCGTCAGCGCGTGATTATCGACGACCGCGAGAAAGCATATCACCCCCATATCGAGATTGTCGATAAGAAGGGCAAGAAAATCCGGGATTACATTATCCCCACCGGCGCCAACCTGCTGATCAACGACAAGGACGAGCTGGCTGCCGGTACGATCCTGGCCAAGCTCGGCCGCGACATCTACAAGACCCGTGATATCACCGGCGGCCTGCCGCGAGTGGCCGAGCTGTTCGAGGCGCGCAAGCCCAAGGACCCGGCGGTTATCACCGAAATCGACGGGCGCGTGACATTCGGCAAGATTGTGCGCGGCAACCGCCAGATCATCGTCACCCCCGAGGTTGGCGAACTCCGTGAGTACCTTATCCCCTACGGTAAGCACCTCCGGGTGCACGAGGGCGACTGGGTGCGCAGCGGCGACCGTCTGAGCGAGGGCCCGATCAACCCGCACGACATCCTCAAGATCAAGGGGCCGCGCGCGGTGCAGGAGTACCTGCTCAACGAGATCCAGGAGGTCTACCGCCTGCAGGGCGTAAAGATCAACGACAAGCATATCGGCGTCATCGTGCGCCAGATGCTGAACAAGGTCAGTATCGTCAATCCCGGTGACACCAACTTCCTCGAGGGCGAGAATGTGGACAAGCACCACTTCCGCCGCGAGAACGAGCGGATAATCACCGAGGGCGGCGAGCCGGCCACCAGCATGCCTCTGCTGCTGGGAATCACCAAGGCCAGCCTGACCACCAGCAGTTTCATCTCGGCGGCCTCCTTCCAGGAGACCACCCGTGTGCTGACCGAGGCCGCGATCAACGGGCTTCGCGACGACCTGCAGGGCTTGAAAGAGAATATCATTATCGGCCATCCGATCCCCGCCGGGACCGGACTTCTGCGCTACAAGGACGTGATTTTCCCCAAGAGCGCCGAGGAGGAGGCCGAAGCCGACAGGGAAACCGTGATCGAGCAGGAAATTCAGCTCTGA
- the rpoB gene encoding DNA-directed RNA polymerase subunit beta produces the protein MKPRNELKTISFAKLRRPVAMPHMLDIQTHFFAKLLQKETPPEERKNFGLQQVFNEVFPITDYQDNFTLEFVKYSLGEPKYTVEECQERDMTHAIPLKATLRLIAKETVGNKKKIKDIIEKEVFLGELPLLTELGTFVINGAERVIVSQLHRSPGVIFEENIHTNGQRLFSSRIIPFRGSWVEFNVDIHDCLYVHIDKKKKFPATTLLRVLGYPEDHQIIEMFYKKGKAELKKIAGKSRRKREASTPYLLAKELVDKESGEVVAELGQELTSSLARSLQQKGFDKIDIYEPATKGLENKLIKNTLLKDNCHNEEEALTRIYQALRNGDPPNMEIARDFIDKLFFNPKRYDLGLVGRFKINQRLNLKISEDVTTLTQEDFIAVISYLVALSEGQGEIDDIDHLGNRRIRSVCELVANQISLGLNRMARLIKERMSLQSNEGLKIDGLVNSRTISAVINAFFGSSQLSQFMDQTNPLAELTHKRRLSALGPGGLTRERAGFEVRDVHFSHYGRMCPIETPEGPNIGLITSLTTYAQINELGFIETPYRKVTNGKVTEKVVYMDAFEEGKYVIAQANAATDKDGKLVNDLILCRKRNDYLRVPPREINFIDVAPAQLVSVAAALIPFLEHDDANRALMGSNMQRQAVPLLNPEAPVVRTGLEERVARDSGTVITARRGGVVEYVDAGQIVVLVNEKERTETGLFNAMPERDTYRMSKFQRTNQDTAINRRPLVDLGQKIKKDDIIADGASSDRGQLALGVNMLCAFMPWYGYNYEDAIAISEKLIKDDKFTSIHIQELDIQVRDTKRGTEEITAEIPNVGEDAVRNLDERGIVRIGAKVGPGDILVGKVSPKGETELSPEERLLKAIFGDKAGDVKDTSLKIPPGIEGVVIDVKVFSRLIDDPLITDDHSAQLEQERHREREKIKAIREFTCEQLAKLLRNRKVVCLFNKDTEKQQFKKGTKLTAAMIKDIDWNKIEIGTITVEKNEVTEQIKSLVSETEARIETARKYAKSQEEKIKAPDELAPGVVQLVKVYVAEKRKVAVGDKMAGRHGNKGIVAKIVPEEDMPFLPDGTPVEIVLNPLGVPSRMNVGQILETHLGYAARLLGMDVETPVFHGASEEEIFELMEKANLPAKGKIELRDGRSGRKFDSPVTVGYIYMLKLSHLVEDKIHARSIGPYSLVTQQPLAGKAQFGGQRFGEMEVWALEAHGASHTLQEMLTVKSDDVVGRSKVYEAIVKGDNLPEPGTPESFNVLIKELQSLGLSVVLGKDDD, from the coding sequence ATGAAGCCGCGTAACGAACTGAAAACAATCTCGTTCGCCAAGCTGAGGCGGCCTGTTGCGATGCCGCATATGCTGGATATCCAGACCCACTTCTTCGCTAAGCTCCTGCAGAAGGAGACGCCGCCGGAAGAACGCAAGAATTTCGGCTTGCAGCAGGTGTTCAACGAGGTTTTCCCCATAACCGACTACCAGGACAACTTCACCCTGGAGTTTGTCAAATACAGTCTCGGCGAACCCAAGTATACTGTCGAGGAGTGCCAGGAGCGCGACATGACCCACGCGATCCCGCTCAAGGCCACCCTGCGGCTGATTGCCAAGGAGACTGTCGGCAACAAGAAGAAGATCAAGGACATTATCGAAAAAGAAGTCTTCCTCGGCGAACTGCCCCTGCTCACCGAGCTTGGCACGTTCGTCATCAACGGGGCCGAGCGGGTGATTGTCAGCCAGCTGCACCGTTCGCCCGGCGTGATTTTCGAGGAGAATATCCACACCAACGGACAGCGCTTGTTCAGCTCGCGGATAATCCCGTTCCGCGGCTCGTGGGTCGAGTTCAACGTGGATATCCACGACTGCCTCTACGTCCATATCGACAAGAAGAAAAAGTTCCCGGCCACCACCCTGCTGCGCGTCCTCGGCTACCCCGAGGACCATCAGATTATCGAAATGTTCTACAAGAAGGGCAAGGCCGAGTTGAAGAAAATTGCCGGCAAAAGCCGCCGCAAGCGCGAGGCCTCGACCCCCTACCTGCTTGCCAAGGAACTCGTGGACAAGGAGAGCGGCGAGGTTGTGGCCGAACTGGGGCAGGAGCTTACCAGTTCGCTGGCCCGCAGCCTTCAGCAGAAGGGGTTCGACAAGATCGATATCTACGAGCCGGCCACCAAGGGTCTCGAGAACAAGTTGATCAAAAATACCCTGCTCAAGGACAACTGCCATAACGAGGAAGAAGCGCTGACCCGTATTTACCAGGCGCTGCGTAACGGTGACCCGCCGAACATGGAGATCGCCCGCGACTTTATCGACAAGCTGTTCTTCAACCCCAAGCGCTACGACCTCGGCCTGGTGGGCCGTTTCAAGATCAACCAGCGCTTGAACCTGAAAATCAGCGAGGACGTTACCACGCTGACCCAGGAAGACTTTATCGCCGTGATCAGCTACCTGGTGGCCCTCAGCGAGGGCCAGGGCGAGATCGACGATATCGATCACCTGGGCAACCGCCGCATCCGCAGTGTCTGTGAGCTGGTGGCCAACCAGATCAGCCTGGGACTCAACCGGATGGCGCGCCTGATCAAGGAGCGAATGAGCCTGCAGAGCAACGAGGGCCTGAAGATCGACGGCCTGGTCAACAGCCGGACGATCAGTGCCGTGATCAACGCCTTTTTCGGCTCCAGCCAGCTCTCGCAGTTCATGGACCAGACCAACCCCCTGGCCGAACTGACCCATAAGCGCCGCCTCAGCGCCCTGGGCCCCGGCGGTCTTACCCGCGAGCGGGCGGGCTTCGAGGTCCGCGACGTGCATTTCAGCCACTACGGCCGGATGTGCCCGATCGAGACGCCGGAAGGACCGAATATCGGCCTGATCACCAGCCTGACCACCTATGCCCAGATCAATGAGCTCGGGTTTATCGAAACTCCCTACCGCAAGGTGACCAATGGCAAGGTGACCGAGAAGGTCGTCTACATGGACGCGTTCGAGGAGGGCAAGTACGTGATTGCCCAGGCCAACGCGGCCACCGATAAGGACGGCAAGCTCGTCAACGATCTGATCCTCTGCCGTAAGCGCAACGACTACCTTCGCGTGCCGCCCAGGGAAATCAACTTTATCGATGTGGCTCCGGCTCAGTTGGTAAGCGTGGCCGCGGCGCTGATCCCGTTCCTTGAGCACGATGACGCCAACCGCGCGCTGATGGGGTCCAACATGCAGCGCCAGGCGGTGCCCCTGCTCAATCCCGAGGCCCCGGTGGTCAGGACCGGACTCGAGGAGCGCGTGGCCCGCGACAGCGGCACGGTGATCACCGCCCGCCGCGGCGGAGTGGTGGAATATGTCGATGCCGGGCAGATCGTGGTCCTGGTTAACGAGAAAGAGCGGACTGAAACCGGCCTGTTCAACGCCATGCCGGAGCGCGATACCTACAGGATGAGCAAGTTTCAACGCACCAACCAGGACACCGCGATCAACCGTCGCCCCCTGGTCGACCTGGGACAGAAAATCAAGAAGGATGACATTATCGCCGACGGGGCCTCCAGCGACCGCGGCCAGCTCGCCCTGGGCGTCAACATGCTCTGCGCGTTCATGCCCTGGTACGGCTACAACTACGAGGACGCGATTGCGATCAGCGAAAAACTGATCAAGGACGACAAGTTCACCTCGATCCATATCCAGGAACTCGACATCCAGGTGCGCGACACCAAGCGCGGCACCGAGGAAATCACCGCCGAGATCCCCAACGTGGGCGAGGACGCGGTGCGCAATCTCGATGAGCGCGGGATTGTCCGTATCGGCGCCAAAGTCGGCCCCGGCGACATCCTGGTCGGCAAGGTCAGCCCCAAGGGCGAAACCGAGCTCAGCCCCGAGGAGCGTCTGCTGAAAGCCATTTTCGGCGACAAGGCCGGCGACGTCAAGGACACCTCGCTGAAAATCCCGCCCGGAATCGAGGGTGTGGTGATCGACGTCAAGGTGTTCAGCCGCCTGATCGATGATCCGCTGATCACCGACGACCACTCGGCCCAGCTGGAGCAGGAGCGACACCGCGAAAGAGAGAAAATCAAGGCCATCCGCGAGTTCACCTGCGAGCAGCTTGCCAAGTTGCTCAGGAACCGGAAAGTGGTCTGCCTGTTCAACAAAGACACCGAGAAGCAGCAGTTCAAGAAAGGCACAAAACTGACGGCCGCGATGATCAAGGACATCGACTGGAACAAGATCGAAATCGGTACGATCACGGTCGAGAAGAACGAAGTAACCGAGCAGATCAAGAGCCTGGTGTCCGAGACCGAGGCGAGGATCGAAACGGCCAGGAAATATGCCAAGTCCCAGGAAGAAAAGATCAAGGCTCCCGATGAGCTTGCGCCCGGCGTGGTGCAGCTGGTCAAGGTGTACGTGGCCGAGAAGCGCAAAGTGGCTGTCGGCGACAAGATGGCCGGCCGTCACGGCAACAAGGGTATCGTGGCCAAAATCGTCCCCGAGGAGGATATGCCGTTCCTGCCCGACGGGACCCCGGTGGAAATCGTCCTCAACCCCCTGGGTGTGCCCAGCCGGATGAACGTCGGCCAGATTCTGGAAACGCACCTCGGCTATGCGGCCCGCCTGCTCGGCATGGATGTCGAGACGCCGGTGTTCCACGGCGCCAGCGAGGAGGAGATTTTCGAGCTGATGGAGAAGGCCAACCTGCCGGCCAAGGGCAAGATTGAGTTGCGCGACGGGCGCAGCGGCCGGAAATTCGACTCCCCGGTAACGGTCGGCTATATCTACATGCTCAAGCTGAGCCACCTGGTGGAAGACAAAATCCACGCCCGCTCGATCGGCCCCTATTCACTGGTTACCCAGCAGCCGCTGGCCGGCAAGGCCCAGTTCGGCGGACAGCGTTTCGGCGAGATGGAGGTCTGGGCCCTGGAGGCCCACGGGGCGAGCCACACTCTACAGGAGATGCTGACGGTCAAGAGCGACGATGTCGTGGGCCGCAGCAAGGTGTACGAGGCGATTGTCAAGGGCGACAACCTGCCCGAGCCGGGTACACCGGAAAGTTTCAACGTGCTGATTAAGGAGCTGCAGAGCCTGGGCCTGTCGGTGGTGCTGGGCAAGGATGACGACTGA
- a CDS encoding 50S ribosomal protein L7/L12: protein MATATKSKDDIISAIESMTVLELNELVKELEEKFGVSAAAPMMAAAPAAGGDEAAAAEVKNEFDVVLTSIGEKKIQVIKAVRELTSLGLKEAKDVVDNPGKPIKEGVTKEEAEQMKAKLEEAGATVEVK from the coding sequence ATGGCAACAGCGACGAAATCGAAAGATGATATCATTTCAGCAATCGAGAGCATGACCGTTCTCGAGCTGAACGAGCTCGTAAAAGAGCTTGAGGAAAAATTCGGCGTTTCGGCGGCCGCTCCGATGATGGCGGCGGCCCCGGCTGCCGGCGGCGACGAAGCGGCCGCCGCGGAAGTGAAGAACGAGTTCGACGTAGTTCTCACCTCGATTGGCGAAAAGAAGATCCAGGTGATCAAGGCCGTGCGTGAGCTGACCAGCCTGGGCCTGAAGGAAGCCAAGGACGTCGTGGACAATCCAGGCAAGCCGATCAAGGAAGGCGTCACCAAGGAAGAGGCCGAGCAGATGAAGGCCAAGCTGGAAGAAGCCGGCGCCACTGTCGAGGTCAAGTAG
- a CDS encoding 50S ribosomal protein L10, giving the protein MNKKEKQAAVDELKDKLSRAESVFLTDFTGVNVKDVSGLRNSFREAEVEYMVAKNTLVRHAVQDTPWQSLEPFLVGPTALVISSDQGVTAAKIISKFRENHEGFKPKVGMMNEQVVDASTIEQLAKLLTRDELIAKLMGSLNSSISGLVFVLNDTIARAVRVLAQVAKAKESAD; this is encoded by the coding sequence ATGAACAAAAAAGAAAAACAGGCGGCTGTAGACGAGTTGAAGGACAAACTGAGCAGGGCCGAAAGCGTCTTCCTGACCGACTTCACCGGCGTCAACGTTAAAGACGTCAGCGGCCTGCGCAACAGTTTCAGGGAAGCCGAAGTCGAGTACATGGTGGCCAAGAACACTCTGGTCAGGCACGCCGTGCAGGACACTCCCTGGCAGAGCCTCGAACCTTTCCTCGTGGGCCCGACTGCGCTGGTGATCAGCAGCGACCAGGGTGTGACCGCGGCCAAGATTATTTCGAAATTCCGCGAGAACCACGAAGGCTTCAAGCCCAAAGTGGGTATGATGAACGAGCAGGTCGTGGACGCTTCCACTATCGAACAGCTGGCCAAGCTGCTCACCAGGGACGAGCTTATCGCCAAGCTGATGGGAAGCCTGAACTCTTCGATTTCCGGTCTGGTCTTCGTGCTCAACGACACTATCGCCCGCGCGGTGCGGGTGCTGGCGCAGGTGGCCAAGGCCAAGGAATCAGCTGACTGA
- a CDS encoding 50S ribosomal protein L1, translating into MANHGKKYSAARQLLDPEIRYSIEDAVGKLKEGAYASFDETVDVAFRLGVDPRHADQVVRGTVVLPNGIGKELKVVVIAQGDKAAEATEAGADYVGDQDLIDKMAGGWFDFDTVITTPEMMGKVGKLGRALGPRGLMPNPKSGTVTTEIGKAVQEAKAGKIEFRVDKTGNVHALIGKVSFEAQKLVENFRVLADTITRLRPASAKGVYLRKITVSSTMGPGFKLDTNLYRR; encoded by the coding sequence ATGGCTAATCACGGAAAGAAATACAGCGCGGCCCGTCAGCTGCTCGATCCCGAAATCCGCTATTCTATCGAGGATGCGGTGGGCAAGCTCAAGGAAGGGGCATACGCCTCGTTCGACGAGACTGTGGATGTCGCCTTCCGCCTGGGAGTCGACCCGCGCCACGCCGACCAGGTTGTGCGCGGCACGGTCGTGCTGCCCAACGGTATCGGTAAGGAATTGAAAGTAGTGGTAATCGCCCAGGGCGACAAGGCGGCCGAGGCCACCGAGGCCGGCGCCGACTACGTGGGCGACCAGGATTTGATCGACAAGATGGCCGGCGGCTGGTTCGATTTCGATACGGTGATCACCACTCCCGAGATGATGGGTAAGGTCGGCAAGCTGGGACGCGCGCTGGGCCCCCGCGGTCTGATGCCGAACCCCAAGAGCGGAACCGTGACCACCGAAATCGGCAAGGCCGTTCAGGAAGCCAAGGCCGGCAAGATTGAATTCCGCGTGGACAAAACCGGCAACGTGCACGCTCTGATCGGCAAAGTGAGTTTCGAGGCACAGAAGCTGGTGGAAAATTTCCGCGTGCTGGCTGACACTATCACCAGGCTTCGGCCGGCTTCGGCCAAGGGTGTGTACCTGCGTAAGATCACGGTCAGCAGTACGATGGGGCCGGGGTTCAAACTGGATACGAACCTCTATCGCCGCTGA
- the rplK gene encoding 50S ribosomal protein L11, translating to MAKKVAGFIKLQIPAGQANPAPPVGPALGQHGVNIMEFCKAFNAKTQAQTGTIIPVEITIYFDRSFTFITKTPPAPVLIKQAVGLAKASGEPNKNKVGTITEAQIEEIAKTKMPDLNAASLESAKSMMRGTARSMGIIVEEE from the coding sequence GTGGCCAAGAAAGTAGCCGGTTTTATCAAATTGCAGATTCCCGCGGGTCAGGCGAACCCGGCCCCTCCGGTGGGCCCGGCCCTGGGCCAGCACGGAGTCAATATCATGGAGTTCTGCAAGGCGTTCAACGCCAAGACTCAGGCCCAGACCGGAACGATTATCCCGGTGGAAATCACCATCTATTTCGACCGCAGTTTCACCTTTATCACCAAGACTCCTCCAGCCCCGGTGCTGATCAAGCAGGCCGTGGGGCTGGCCAAGGCCAGCGGTGAGCCGAACAAGAACAAGGTCGGCACGATCACCGAGGCGCAGATCGAGGAGATTGCAAAAACCAAGATGCCCGACCTGAACGCGGCTTCGCTGGAATCGGCCAAGAGTATGATGCGCGGCACGGCCCGCTCGATGGGAATCATTGTTGAAGAGGAATAA
- the nusG gene encoding transcription termination/antitermination factor NusG — MPDYRWYVLQVYSGHENKVKLRIEKLIEEMEAESGESKIGELMVPTEEITELKNGKKVKIEKKIYPGYVLINMIADDETLFTLSNIQGIIKFAGGGAKPLPLRESEVNKVVRREERTVAVAGQPAEEIPYNVGEYVEVIDGPFTEFNGRVEEVFPEKGKVRVVVSLFGRPTPLELDYLQLKKMN; from the coding sequence ATGCCGGATTACAGATGGTACGTTCTTCAGGTTTACTCGGGGCACGAAAATAAGGTCAAGCTGCGGATCGAGAAATTGATCGAGGAGATGGAAGCCGAGAGCGGCGAGTCGAAGATCGGCGAACTGATGGTGCCTACCGAGGAAATCACCGAGTTGAAAAACGGCAAGAAAGTCAAGATCGAAAAGAAAATATATCCCGGCTACGTGCTGATCAACATGATCGCCGATGACGAGACCCTCTTTACGCTGAGCAACATCCAGGGGATTATCAAGTTCGCCGGCGGGGGCGCGAAGCCCCTCCCGCTGCGCGAGAGCGAAGTGAACAAGGTCGTCCGTCGCGAGGAACGCACGGTTGCCGTGGCGGGCCAACCCGCCGAGGAGATCCCCTACAACGTGGGCGAGTACGTGGAGGTGATCGACGGACCGTTCACGGAGTTCAACGGCCGGGTCGAAGAGGTCTTTCCGGAAAAGGGGAAGGTCAGGGTTGTGGTCAGCCTGTTCGGCAGGCCGACGCCCCTTGAACTGGATTACCTCCAGTTGAAGAAAATGAACTGA